The proteins below come from a single Miscanthus floridulus cultivar M001 chromosome 1, ASM1932011v1, whole genome shotgun sequence genomic window:
- the LOC136464284 gene encoding uncharacterized protein, translating into MPLHYNLQVEIFDVWGIDFMGPFQKSHDSEYILIAVDYVLKWVEALPCRVADARHTRKMFHEVIFPCFGTPRMVISDGGSHFIDKTFRAFLRELGAKHNIATPYHPQTSGQVETSNKQIKKILQKTANAMGKGWKDKLPYALWAYMTTYKTPIGKSSFHLIYGKSSIYQLSLNIELTGL; encoded by the coding sequence ATGCCCCTCCACTACAACCTGCAAGTGGAGATCTTCGATGTCtggggcattgacttcatggggcCATTCCAAAAGTCCCATGACAGCGAGTACATCCTTATCGCCGTTGACTACGTGTTAAAATGGGTGGAAGCATTACCATGCAGAGTTGCTGACGCCAGGCACACTAGGAagatgttccatgaagtgatCTTCCCTTGCTTTGGAACACCACGAATGGTGATAAGCGATGGGGGATCTCACTTCATCGACAAAACCTTCAGAGCCTTCCTGAGGGAGCTTGGGGCCAAGCACAATATTGCCACCCCATACCACCCTCAAACAAGTGGCCAAGTAGAAACTTCAAATAAACAGATCAAAAAAATCCTGCAGAAAACGGCCAATGCAATGGGAAAAGGATGGAAAGATAAGCTACCTTATGCACTTTGGGCATACATGACAACTTATAAAACTCCCATTGGCAAGTCGTCGTTCCATCTTATTTATGGAAAGAGTTCCATCTACCAGTTGAGCTTGAACATCGAGCTCACTGGGCTATAA